A window of Cyanobacteriota bacterium genomic DNA:
TTGAATAGCCACGGCATACTGCCAAACACCAAAGGGCCAACCAACCAGGGATCAAGTAAGATCCGCTGTCCTCCCATTTCAATCAGCCAACTGTTGCTGTCTAGCCAGGTTAGATACATAGTCCAAATCGGGTACGTTAACAATCGTGTTAGCTTAACCAGCTCACGGAAAACATGCTTAACAATCTGAATACCTTAGATTATAGAGTTTGGTTATCGTTCCTGTCTCAAACGTAGCGAGCATGAGCATTAGAGTTTACGGCAATCGATCCCTAAAGACGCGACCTGGCACCTTAACTCGACCAACATCAGCCAAGGTCAGAGCAGCCTTGTTTAATATCTGGCAGGGGCGGATTGAAGGCTGTCGATGGCTAGACCTGTGTGCAGGTAGTGGAGCTATGGGCGCAGAGGCTCTTGGGCGAGGGGCTGCTATAGTGGTTGGCATCGAGCAAGATAGCCGAGCCTGTGCCGTAATTCGTCAAAACTGGCAACAAATGGCGACCGCGACACAGCAGTTCAAGGTGTTGCAGGGTAATGTGCTCAAGCGACTACCTAATATAGCTGGTGATACAGGAATAGACCAATTTGATTGCATCTATCTCGATCCACCCTATGCCAGCGACCTGTACGAAGCAGTATTGAAAACGATCGTAGACCACAACTTACTAGCTCCAGATGCTGAAGTAGCGGCTGAACATGCTATTGCTGATGCCGATCGCATTGCTGCCTTGGCTCCGCAATTGGGATTAACGCTCAGTCGGCAGAAGCACTATGGTGAAACTACCGTGAGTTTTTTTGGCCTATAGATACCTTTATTTCAGTAAACTCTTTAATCGCAAGGTAGCCTAGAAACCTGCTTAGCAGACAATAGCAGCAAACATCTAGATGATTCAACGCAACCATAGCCAGCACATTTCACATATAGAGTTTCTATGCAGAGGCTTAATGTGTAGTGCTTTCAACGATTGCAGGGATTTGCTAACTATTGTTGCAGAGTATTCACACATGCAGCAACTTACTGCAAACTAAAGGTCAGATGGGCAGTGTCTACCCATCTGACTGTTACGTTTCGTTACAAGGAATTATTATAACCTATGACTACTACCGTACAACGTCGCGAAAGCGCGAGTGTTTGGGAGCAGTTTTGTAATTGGGTTACTAGCACCAACAACCGACTTTATGTTGGTTGGTTCGGTGTCATTATGATCCCAACTCTGCTGACTGCTACCATCTGCTATATTATTGCCTTCATTGCTGCGCCTCCCGTAGACATCGATGGCATTCGTGAGCCTGTGTCAGGTTCCTTGCTATATGGCAACAACATCATCTCTGGTGCAGTTGTGCCTTCTAGCAATGCGATCGGCCTTCACTTCTACCCCATTTGGGAAGCAGCTTCTATGGATGAGTGGCTGTACAATGGCGGCCCTTACCAGTTGATTGTTCTCCACTTCTTGATTGGCATTTCCTGTTACATGGGTCGCCAGTGGGAGTTGAGCTACCGTCTCGGTATGCGTCCTTGGATCTGCGTTGCTTACAGTGCTCCCTTGTCTGCTGCCTTTGCCGTATTCTTGATCTATCCTCTGGGTCAAGGTTCCTTCTCTGATGGTATGCCTCTGGGCATCTCCGGTACCTTCAACTTCATGATCGTGTTCCAGGCAGAGCACAATATCCTGATGCACCCCTTCCATATGCTGGGTGTAGCAGGTGTATTCGGCGGTTCTCTGTTCTGCGCGATGCATGGTTCTCTGGTAACCTCCTCCTTGGTACGTGAGACCACCGAGAACGAGTCTCAGAACTACGGTTACAAGTTCGGGCAAGAGGAAGAGACCTACAACATCGTTGCTGCCCACGGCTACTTTGGTCGTCTAATCTTCCAGTATGCCAGCTTCAACAACAGCCGCAGCTTGCACTTCTTCTTGGGTGCATGGCCTGTAGTTGGCATCTGGTTCACCGCTCTGGGCATCAGCACCATGGCGTTCAACCTGAACGGGTTCAACTTCAACCAGTCTGTATTGGACTCTCAAGGCCGTGTGATCAACACTTGG
This region includes:
- the psbA gene encoding photosystem II q(b) protein, which encodes MTTTVQRRESASVWEQFCNWVTSTNNRLYVGWFGVIMIPTLLTATICYIIAFIAAPPVDIDGIREPVSGSLLYGNNIISGAVVPSSNAIGLHFYPIWEAASMDEWLYNGGPYQLIVLHFLIGISCYMGRQWELSYRLGMRPWICVAYSAPLSAAFAVFLIYPLGQGSFSDGMPLGISGTFNFMIVFQAEHNILMHPFHMLGVAGVFGGSLFCAMHGSLVTSSLVRETTENESQNYGYKFGQEEETYNIVAAHGYFGRLIFQYASFNNSRSLHFFLGAWPVVGIWFTALGISTMAFNLNGFNFNQSVLDSQGRVINTWADIINRANLGMEVMHERNAHNFPLDLAGGEVVPVALQAPSIHG
- the rsmD gene encoding 16S rRNA (guanine(966)-N(2))-methyltransferase RsmD, encoding MSIRVYGNRSLKTRPGTLTRPTSAKVRAALFNIWQGRIEGCRWLDLCAGSGAMGAEALGRGAAIVVGIEQDSRACAVIRQNWQQMATATQQFKVLQGNVLKRLPNIAGDTGIDQFDCIYLDPPYASDLYEAVLKTIVDHNLLAPDAEVAAEHAIADADRIAALAPQLGLTLSRQKHYGETTVSFFGL